The following proteins come from a genomic window of Panicum hallii strain FIL2 chromosome 8, PHallii_v3.1, whole genome shotgun sequence:
- the LOC112903646 gene encoding lichenase-2-like, whose amino-acid sequence MARQGVASSMFAMALLLGIIASAPQSVDSIGVCYGMSGSNLPPASTVVGMFKSNGIKAMRLYAPDKAALQALNGTSIGVLVGAPNDVLSNLSSRKAAASWVRDNIQAYPSVMFRYVAVGNEVAGKPADLLAPAMENVHAALAAAKLGHIQVTTSVSQAIVGVFNQPSAANFTKEAQGFMRPVLQFLARTGAPLMANIYPYFTYAYNPGDMDIRYALFTAPATVVKDGKYNYQNLFDTTIDAFYEAMSKLGVSNVSVLVSETGWPSGGGKAATPANAKVYNENLIKHIRGGTPLHPDAIKTYLFSMFNENQKAKGVERNWGLFYPNMKPVYPISLEVTPDPDSPAPAPDPESPAAAPDSY is encoded by the exons ATGGCGAGGCAAGGTGTAGCCTCCAGCATGTTTGCCATGGCATTGCTCCTGGGGATCATTGCTTCCGCTCCCCAAA GCGTTGACTCCATTGGGGTGTGCTACGGCATGAGTGGCAGCAACCTCCCGCCGGCGAGCACCGTCGTCGGCATGTTCAAGTCGAACGGCATCAAGGCGATGCGGCTGTACGCGCCGGACAAGGCAGCGCTCCAGGCCTTGAACGGCACCAGCATCGGTGTCCTCGTCGGCGCGCCGAACGACGTGCTATCCAACCTCTCCAGTAGGAAGGCCGCCGCCTCCTGGGTCCGCGACAATATCCAAGCCTACCCCTCGGTCATGTTCCGCTACGTCGCCGTCGGCAATGAGGTGGCCGGCAAGCCGGCGGACCTTCTTGCTCCGGCGATGGAGAACGTCCACGCCGCGCTCGCGGCGGCCAAGCTTGGGCACATCCAGGTGACCACGTCGGTGTCGCAGGCGATAGTGGGCGTGTTCAACCAGCCCTCTGCCGCCAATTTCACCAAGGAGGCGCAGGGGTTCATGCGCCCGGTGCTGCAGTTCCTGGCGCGCACCGGCGCGCCGCTCATGGCCAACATCTACCCCTACTTCACCTACGCCTACAACCCGGGCGACATGGACATCCGCTACGCGCTCTTCACGGCTCCGGCCACCGTGGTGAAGGACGGCAAGTACAATTACCAGAACCTCTTCGACACGACCATCGACGCATTCTATGAGGCCATGTCCAAGCTCGGCGTGTCCAATGTGTCGGTCCTGGTGTCGGAGACGGGGTGGCCGTCCGGCGGTGGCAAGGCGGCGACACCGGCGAACGCGAAGGTCTACAACGAGAACCTGATCAAGCACATAAGAGGGGGCACGCCGCTTCACCCGGACGCCATCAAGACGTATCTCTTCTCCATGTTCAACGAGAACCAGAAGGCCAAGGGCGTGGAGCGGAATTGGGGTCTCTTCTACCCAAACATGAAGCCCGTCTACCCAATCAGCTTGGAAGTAACTCCGGATCCTGATTCACCAGCTCCAGCGCCGGATCCTGAATCTCCAGCTGCAGCTCCTGATTCTTATTAG